One part of the Mariniblastus fucicola genome encodes these proteins:
- the istA gene encoding IS21 family transposase: MHVDMEFWTEVRRQVLVEGLSKRGAVKKYKIGWHTLDKILSLEEPPGYQQKQARPKPKIEAFLPIIAEILTADQKAPRKQRHSAKRIFERLRDEHEFTGGYTIVKDAVREWKHSQKEVFLPLTHRPGEAQMDWGFAKVSIRGHTEPVKVAIFVLTLPYSGAVFCQVFHRECTESFQEGHARAFEFFGGVPWRISYDNSKVAIAKILGSRDRKLTREFLRLQSHYLFAEHFCLVRRPNEKGHVERLVEYARGNFLVPVPVVDSLEELNEKLLAQCHADLEKQSRGKSTNKRLLLEEERSAFLGLPARAFEARRITQAAVSSQSLVRFDRNSYSVPTKYAHRKVTVVAAVDEVRFVFGDRLIARHRRCWEKEQFFYQPIHYLRLLERKPGGLDFAKPVDQWQLPKCFGILRRRLEASDEKHGTRFYIRVLRLLERRSLSQLTDAVEYALDIDVIDPSSIRVILEHRQERPAELFSLDGRPQLKTFNVETTDVSAYAALLSAR, encoded by the coding sequence TTGCACGTAGATATGGAGTTTTGGACGGAAGTCCGCCGTCAGGTTCTTGTAGAAGGCCTGAGCAAACGCGGTGCTGTAAAGAAGTACAAGATTGGGTGGCACACCCTCGACAAGATTCTCTCTCTTGAAGAGCCGCCGGGCTACCAGCAGAAACAGGCTCGTCCCAAGCCGAAGATCGAAGCCTTCCTGCCAATCATCGCCGAGATCCTTACAGCCGATCAGAAAGCGCCTCGCAAGCAACGCCACTCGGCCAAGCGAATCTTTGAGCGTCTGCGCGACGAGCACGAATTCACTGGCGGCTACACGATCGTTAAAGACGCGGTTCGCGAGTGGAAGCATTCTCAGAAAGAAGTCTTTCTGCCACTAACTCATCGTCCCGGCGAAGCCCAGATGGATTGGGGCTTTGCGAAAGTTTCCATTCGTGGCCACACCGAACCAGTTAAAGTCGCGATCTTTGTGCTCACGCTGCCGTACAGCGGAGCGGTCTTCTGCCAAGTCTTTCATCGCGAATGCACTGAGTCATTTCAAGAGGGCCACGCCCGTGCGTTTGAATTCTTCGGTGGCGTGCCGTGGCGAATCTCGTACGACAACAGCAAGGTCGCGATCGCCAAGATTCTCGGGAGCCGAGATCGCAAGTTGACTCGCGAATTCCTGCGTCTACAAAGCCATTACCTGTTCGCCGAACACTTTTGTCTGGTGCGGCGTCCCAATGAAAAAGGCCACGTTGAGAGACTTGTTGAGTACGCACGTGGCAACTTTCTGGTTCCTGTTCCAGTCGTCGATTCTCTCGAAGAACTCAATGAGAAGTTACTTGCTCAGTGCCACGCTGACCTTGAGAAGCAAAGCCGCGGCAAGTCAACCAACAAGCGTTTACTTCTGGAAGAAGAACGCAGTGCGTTTCTCGGTTTGCCGGCCCGTGCGTTTGAAGCTCGCCGCATCACACAGGCCGCCGTCAGCTCACAGTCGTTGGTTCGCTTCGATCGCAACTCGTATTCGGTTCCTACGAAGTACGCGCATCGCAAGGTGACCGTCGTGGCCGCGGTCGACGAAGTTCGATTTGTGTTTGGCGACAGGCTCATCGCGAGGCACCGCCGCTGTTGGGAGAAGGAACAGTTCTTCTACCAACCGATCCATTATCTCCGCCTTTTAGAACGAAAGCCGGGTGGTTTGGACTTCGCCAAGCCCGTTGATCAATGGCAACTGCCGAAGTGCTTTGGGATTCTGCGCAGGCGACTCGAAGCATCCGACGAGAAGCATGGAACACGATTCTACATCCGAGTCTTGAGACTACTGGAACGTCGCTCGCTTTCTCAATTGACCGATGCCGTTGAGTACGCGTTGGATATCGATGTGATCGATCCCAGCAGCATTCGCGTCATCCTTGAGCACCGGCAAGAGAGACCGGCCGAGCTGTTCTCACTCGATGGCCGGCCTCAACTAAAAACGTTCAACGTCGAAACGACAGACGTTTCGGCTTACGCGGCGCTGCTGAGTGCTCGCTGA
- the istB gene encoding IS21-like element helper ATPase IstB, with protein MTNKRETKATVLVKHHLKQLRLPTMASECDSLAEQAARDNQDHLAYLLKLTERELIERERKSAERRLKAARFPAHKTLDQFDFSAQPTVNKPLVAQLAAGDYLGSRENILLVGPSGTGKSHLAISLAINACSQGKRVRFWRVTELITCLLEAKEERQLLRIRNQLAKLDLLVLDELGYVPASKAGAELLFDVIATAYERNSIIVTTNLPFENWPEVLGNQRLTGAALDRLTHRCHIIETKGESYRLKDAKRRSGKAQKAKKKTA; from the coding sequence ATGACCAATAAACGAGAAACCAAAGCCACCGTACTGGTAAAGCATCACCTCAAACAGCTGCGGCTGCCGACGATGGCCAGCGAGTGCGATTCGCTTGCTGAGCAAGCCGCCAGAGACAATCAGGATCACCTGGCTTATCTGCTGAAGTTAACCGAACGTGAACTGATCGAAAGGGAACGTAAGTCGGCCGAGCGACGACTCAAAGCGGCTCGCTTTCCGGCGCATAAAACGCTTGACCAATTCGACTTCTCCGCCCAGCCCACGGTCAACAAGCCGCTCGTTGCACAGCTTGCTGCCGGTGACTATCTGGGTTCGCGGGAGAATATCCTGCTCGTTGGCCCCAGCGGAACCGGAAAATCTCACTTGGCGATTTCGCTGGCGATCAATGCGTGTTCCCAAGGCAAACGCGTTCGTTTCTGGCGCGTGACGGAGCTGATCACTTGCTTGCTTGAGGCCAAAGAGGAACGACAGCTCTTGCGAATCCGAAATCAGCTCGCCAAACTGGACTTGCTGGTGCTCGACGAACTGGGCTACGTGCCGGCAAGCAAAGCTGGAGCCGAGCTGTTGTTCGACGTCATCGCAACGGCTTACGAGCGAAATAGCATCATCGTGACGACCAATTTACCGTTTGAGAATTGGCCTGAAGTTCTTGGCAACCAACGGCTCACCGGAGCGGCCCTTGATCGCCTGACGCATCGCTGCCACATCATCGAAACCAAAGGCGAAAGTTACCGACTCAAGGACGCAAAGCGACGATCTGGAAAGGCTCAAAAGGCCAAAAAGAAGACCGCTTAA
- a CDS encoding S41 family peptidase translates to MRAKYRPMAAECLGAAEFSELMNMMLGELNASHMGHRGGSDPLPNFDAQNEWSPTTYHLGLRFELGGKGPGLVVESVIPGSPCARARSLVKVGETLLEIDGTAVGPNVDLEKLLTMDEPKEVTLRVRSAAGEERDVAVRPTASVARLLYDEWVEKTRAKVDELSEGKLGYLHIQGMNFRSFRQMEEDLYHAGAGKEGLVIDVRFNGGGSTADHVMTALTQPHHAITQSRGSGEGYPQDRRVYASWTKPIVMLCNEHSFSNAEIVSHAVKQTGRGRVVGMRTAGGVISTGSVRLLDGGSVRMPRRGWYLSSTGEDMELNGCEPDIAIWNDPSWNSPGGEDVQLAKAVEALAEDVETENTKGKVKIKPASKLRK, encoded by the coding sequence ATGCGAGCCAAATACCGACCGATGGCAGCCGAATGTTTGGGAGCTGCCGAGTTTTCGGAACTGATGAACATGATGCTGGGCGAACTCAACGCATCGCACATGGGACATCGTGGGGGCAGCGATCCGCTTCCCAATTTCGATGCCCAGAACGAATGGTCACCCACCACCTACCACCTTGGACTGCGGTTCGAACTCGGCGGCAAAGGCCCTGGGCTGGTCGTTGAAAGCGTCATTCCAGGCAGCCCCTGTGCTCGTGCCAGGAGCTTGGTCAAGGTTGGCGAGACTTTGCTTGAGATCGACGGTACTGCAGTAGGACCGAACGTTGATCTGGAGAAGCTGTTGACCATGGACGAACCTAAAGAAGTCACGTTACGGGTCCGTTCAGCTGCCGGTGAAGAACGGGACGTTGCCGTGAGGCCAACCGCTTCCGTGGCTCGCCTGCTTTATGATGAGTGGGTTGAAAAGACGCGTGCCAAAGTGGACGAGCTTTCCGAGGGTAAACTTGGCTATCTACATATCCAGGGGATGAACTTCAGAAGCTTCCGGCAAATGGAAGAGGATCTTTATCACGCCGGCGCCGGAAAAGAAGGCTTGGTCATCGACGTACGCTTCAACGGCGGCGGCAGTACGGCTGACCATGTGATGACGGCACTCACGCAGCCACACCATGCGATTACCCAGTCACGTGGAAGTGGCGAAGGCTATCCGCAAGACCGACGAGTATATGCCTCATGGACAAAGCCAATCGTGATGCTTTGTAACGAGCACAGTTTTTCCAACGCAGAGATCGTCAGTCATGCTGTGAAGCAAACGGGTCGCGGTCGCGTGGTTGGCATGCGAACGGCTGGCGGCGTGATTAGCACCGGAAGTGTCAGGCTCCTCGACGGCGGGTCGGTACGCATGCCAAGACGAGGCTGGTATCTTTCTTCGACGGGTGAAGACATGGAGTTGAACGGATGCGAACCGGACATTGCGATTTGGAATGATCCCAGTTGGAATTCACCGGGAGGCGAAGACGTTCAGCTTGCCAAAGCCGTTGAGGCACTCGCTGAAGACGTCGAAACTGAGAACACAAAAGGCAAAGTTAAGATCAAGCCAGCATCGAAATTGCGCAAGTAA
- the guaA gene encoding glutamine-hydrolyzing GMP synthase → MATSTSDQRILVLDFGSQYAQLIARRVREQNVYCEIVRHDITPEQIKSHNPNGLILSGGPNSVYADGAPKCDPGIFEMGIPVLAICYGMQLLCESLGGKVESTPTREYGRATLKVIESDDIFEGFPAEDQVWMSHGDQVHQVSDDFIGLAKTETCPLAAVRHKSLPVYGLQFHPEVTHTPNGSVLLRNFLYKTCGCTGTWKLTDFADEMIASIRERVGDDRVICGLSGGVDSSVVAALLYKAIGPQLSCILVDNGLLRKNEADIVVEQFTNHFKTDLHVVDGKDRFLETLKGITEPQEKRRRIGHMFIDCFKSESESIDGVKFLAQGTLYPDVIESGAAPDGPAATIKLHHNVGGLPEELGFELIEPLRDLFKDEVRRLGIELGLPEHLVWRHPFPGPGLAVRCLGEVAEPKLKVLREADAIVIEEIMAAGLYRETSQLFAVLLPVQSVGVMGDARTYDNALVIRCVNTDDFMTADWTHLPYEVLGKMSTRIINEVNGINRVCYDISSKPPATIEWE, encoded by the coding sequence GTGGCAACTTCGACTTCCGATCAACGTATCCTTGTCCTTGATTTTGGCTCTCAGTACGCACAGCTAATCGCGCGACGGGTCCGCGAACAAAACGTCTACTGCGAAATCGTTCGGCACGACATCACGCCCGAACAAATCAAATCGCACAACCCCAACGGACTGATCCTGTCCGGCGGACCGAACAGCGTCTACGCCGACGGTGCACCGAAATGCGATCCCGGCATCTTCGAGATGGGCATCCCCGTCCTGGCAATCTGCTACGGCATGCAACTGCTCTGTGAAAGCCTTGGCGGGAAAGTCGAAAGCACGCCGACGCGAGAGTACGGCCGAGCCACGCTCAAGGTCATCGAATCTGATGACATCTTCGAAGGTTTTCCGGCGGAAGACCAGGTTTGGATGAGCCACGGCGATCAAGTCCATCAAGTCAGCGACGACTTCATTGGGCTAGCGAAAACGGAGACCTGTCCGCTCGCCGCAGTCAGACACAAATCGCTTCCGGTTTACGGGCTCCAGTTTCATCCCGAAGTCACGCATACGCCAAACGGTTCCGTCCTGCTGCGAAACTTTCTTTACAAAACATGTGGCTGCACCGGAACGTGGAAGCTGACTGATTTTGCCGACGAAATGATCGCCTCGATTCGCGAACGCGTCGGCGATGATCGCGTCATCTGCGGACTGTCCGGCGGCGTTGACTCATCCGTCGTTGCGGCGCTGCTGTACAAAGCCATCGGGCCGCAGTTGAGCTGCATTTTGGTGGACAATGGTTTGTTGCGGAAGAACGAAGCCGACATTGTTGTCGAACAGTTCACCAATCACTTCAAAACGGACTTGCACGTCGTCGATGGCAAGGATCGTTTTCTGGAGACGCTGAAGGGGATCACTGAACCGCAGGAAAAGCGGCGACGGATTGGGCATATGTTCATCGATTGCTTCAAGTCGGAATCTGAATCGATCGACGGCGTTAAGTTTCTGGCTCAGGGAACGCTTTATCCGGACGTCATCGAAAGCGGTGCGGCTCCGGACGGCCCGGCGGCGACGATCAAGCTGCATCACAACGTCGGAGGATTGCCAGAAGAGCTTGGGTTCGAATTGATTGAGCCGTTGCGAGATTTGTTCAAGGACGAAGTTCGCCGGTTGGGCATCGAGCTTGGTTTGCCGGAGCATCTGGTTTGGCGTCACCCCTTCCCCGGTCCCGGCCTGGCGGTTCGGTGCCTTGGGGAGGTCGCGGAACCGAAACTGAAAGTGCTGCGTGAGGCCGATGCGATTGTGATTGAGGAGATCATGGCGGCGGGACTGTATCGCGAGACTTCGCAATTGTTCGCGGTATTGCTTCCCGTGCAAAGCGTTGGCGTGATGGGCGACGCGCGGACTTACGATAACGCGTTGGTGATTCGCTGCGTCAACACCGACGACTTCATGACCGCGGATTGGACTCATTTGCCGTACGAGGTGCTGGGGAAAATGTCGACGCGGATTATCAATGAAGTGAATGGGATCAATCGCGTTTGCTACGACATTAGCTCAAAACCGCCCGCGACGATCGAGTGGGAATAG
- the clpB gene encoding ATP-dependent chaperone ClpB gives MSFQFDKLTTKAREAVSSAQMVASAKGHVEISSLHLLNGLLNEQNGVVKPLLESMGSPVDQLQTIVDSELKRLPSSNNQATPGASRELQTVLEKSSEIMASMSDEFVSTEHLLLGCATTDCKAKRILELNAIDEKSLRDAISKVRGNAKVTDADPEGKYQVLEKYTIDLVAMAQNGKLDPVIGRDEEIRRVIQVLSRRSKNNPVLIGQPGVGKTAIAEGLAMRIVQNDVPQSLRDKKVVALDMGALIAGAKFRGEFEDRLKSVLKEVSDAAGKIILFIDELHTVVGAGAAEGGSDAANLLKPALARGELHCVGATTLDEYRKYIEKDAALERRFQPVYVGEPTVEDTVSILRGLKQRYETHHGVRITDSALVAAAQLSNRYITDRFLPDKAIDLVDEAASRLAIELDSVPQEIDVVQRRLTQLELAVRQLTAEENADVQKRLEEVKAEMDEKRRQLADLREQWEREKLGMTDVQNVRQELADTIQNFERLDGQIKSKQASGLPPSEEDFHSLYELDTKRKKLESQIAAAESADSAAEESQSGEKRLLSEEVNEEEIAEIVSAWTGVPLNRMMETEKAKLLVMEERLQLRVVGQSAAVEAVSNAVRRSRSGLQDPNRPIGSFMFLGPTGVGKTELCKALAQVMFNDENAMVRIDMSEFMERHSVSRLIGAPPGYVGYDEGGKLTEAVRRRPYSVILLDEIEKAHDDVYNILLQVLDDGRLTDNHGNTVDFTNTMIVMTSNVGSQLIQKITEEGGDQDEIDAAVLQALQGRFAPELLNRIDEKIVFHPLTREEIRRIVEIQVEQLQSRLAEQNWSLTVEDSALDAIANEGYDPVYGARPLKRVILQRLANPIATEILKSGGEGGQITIRFANDAFEFEL, from the coding sequence ATGTCATTCCAATTCGATAAACTTACAACGAAAGCTCGCGAAGCCGTTTCTTCGGCGCAGATGGTTGCGTCGGCCAAGGGCCACGTTGAAATTTCGTCGCTGCACCTGCTTAACGGTTTGCTGAACGAACAGAACGGTGTCGTAAAACCGTTGCTGGAATCGATGGGTTCGCCGGTTGATCAGCTGCAGACGATCGTCGACTCTGAACTGAAGCGGTTGCCGTCTTCGAACAATCAAGCGACTCCGGGTGCCAGCCGCGAGTTGCAAACGGTGCTCGAAAAGTCATCCGAGATCATGGCCTCGATGAGCGACGAATTCGTCTCCACGGAGCATTTGCTGCTCGGTTGTGCGACGACGGATTGCAAAGCCAAGCGAATTCTTGAACTGAACGCGATCGATGAGAAATCTCTTCGCGACGCGATCTCGAAAGTACGCGGCAACGCGAAAGTCACCGATGCGGATCCCGAAGGAAAGTATCAGGTGCTGGAAAAATACACCATCGACCTGGTTGCGATGGCTCAGAATGGGAAACTCGATCCAGTCATTGGCCGTGACGAAGAAATCCGCCGCGTGATTCAGGTTCTGTCGCGCCGCAGCAAAAACAACCCGGTTCTGATCGGGCAACCTGGTGTCGGAAAAACTGCGATTGCGGAAGGGTTGGCGATGCGAATCGTGCAGAACGATGTTCCGCAGAGCTTACGAGACAAGAAAGTAGTGGCTCTTGATATGGGAGCCCTGATCGCGGGTGCTAAATTTCGCGGCGAGTTTGAAGATCGATTGAAGTCGGTGCTGAAGGAAGTCTCGGATGCAGCCGGGAAAATCATTCTGTTCATCGACGAACTTCACACGGTCGTTGGTGCCGGTGCGGCCGAAGGTGGCAGCGACGCAGCGAACTTGCTCAAGCCCGCACTTGCCCGCGGGGAACTGCATTGTGTCGGAGCGACGACGCTGGATGAATACCGCAAGTACATCGAAAAAGATGCGGCGCTGGAACGACGTTTCCAACCGGTTTACGTTGGCGAACCAACGGTCGAAGACACCGTTTCAATTCTGCGTGGATTGAAACAGCGCTACGAAACGCATCACGGCGTTCGCATCACGGACTCCGCCCTCGTCGCGGCGGCTCAGCTTTCGAATCGCTACATCACCGATCGATTTCTACCTGACAAAGCCATCGACCTGGTCGACGAAGCGGCTTCGCGATTGGCGATCGAGCTCGACAGCGTTCCTCAGGAAATCGACGTCGTGCAACGCCGGTTGACTCAGCTCGAACTGGCCGTTCGTCAGTTGACTGCCGAAGAAAATGCGGACGTGCAGAAACGCCTGGAAGAAGTCAAAGCCGAGATGGACGAAAAGCGTCGTCAGTTGGCTGACTTGCGCGAGCAGTGGGAGCGTGAAAAGCTCGGCATGACGGACGTGCAAAATGTGCGGCAGGAATTGGCAGATACGATTCAGAACTTCGAACGGCTCGACGGGCAGATCAAGTCGAAACAGGCTTCCGGACTTCCGCCAAGCGAAGAGGATTTCCACTCGTTGTACGAGCTCGATACGAAACGCAAGAAGCTCGAATCACAGATCGCTGCAGCTGAATCAGCGGATTCGGCAGCGGAAGAATCGCAGTCTGGCGAGAAGCGTTTGTTGTCCGAAGAAGTCAACGAAGAAGAAATTGCAGAGATCGTTTCCGCGTGGACGGGCGTTCCGCTGAATCGGATGATGGAAACGGAAAAAGCCAAGCTGTTGGTGATGGAGGAGCGTTTGCAGTTGCGAGTCGTTGGCCAATCCGCGGCAGTCGAGGCTGTCAGCAACGCGGTTCGTCGCAGTCGCAGTGGTTTGCAGGATCCAAACCGTCCGATCGGTTCGTTCATGTTCCTGGGCCCAACCGGTGTCGGGAAAACGGAGCTGTGTAAGGCACTTGCTCAGGTCATGTTCAACGACGAAAACGCGATGGTGCGGATCGACATGAGCGAGTTCATGGAACGTCATAGCGTCAGTCGTCTGATCGGTGCCCCTCCGGGATACGTGGGCTACGACGAAGGCGGAAAGCTGACCGAAGCTGTTCGCAGGCGTCCTTACAGCGTGATTTTGTTGGACGAAATCGAGAAAGCTCACGACGACGTCTACAATATTCTGCTGCAGGTTCTCGACGACGGTCGTTTGACAGACAACCACGGCAACACAGTCGACTTTACCAACACGATGATTGTGATGACCAGCAACGTGGGTTCGCAGTTGATCCAGAAGATCACGGAAGAGGGTGGTGATCAAGATGAGATTGACGCGGCTGTTCTGCAGGCCTTGCAAGGACGATTTGCACCGGAGTTGCTGAACCGAATCGATGAAAAGATTGTGTTCCACCCGCTGACTCGCGAAGAGATCCGTCGAATCGTTGAGATTCAGGTAGAGCAGTTGCAATCGCGACTGGCGGAACAGAACTGGAGTCTGACCGTTGAAGATTCGGCACTCGATGCGATCGCCAACGAAGGCTATGACCCGGTTTACGGTGCTCGTCCGTTGAAGCGAGTGATCCTGCAACGGTTGGCGAACCCAATCGCGACGGAGATTTTGAAATCCGGCGGCGAAGGTGGGCAGATCACGATTCGATTCGCCAACGACGCGTTCGAGTTCGAACTGTAA
- the ettA gene encoding energy-dependent translational throttle protein EttA, protein MSKQYIFQMVNMTKKFSGKPILEDIWLSFYPGAKIGVLGRNGSGKSTLLKIMAGIDKEFDGEARLTDGFTVGYLSQEPPLNPEKNVWENVLEAVAPRRALLDRYNELAAKCSEPLDDDAMQKVYDEMARVQDKIDASNTWNLDHEIEVAFEVMNLPPKEASVETLSGGEKRRVAICKLLLEKPDLLLLDEPTNHLDADSVQWLERTLKDYHGTIVAITHDRYFLDNVAGWILELDRGQGHPFEGNYTSWLEQKEARLKVEEKQNENRKKTLAKELEWIRMAPKARQSKSKARIGAYEKMLAEQQRDGIEDLEIQIPTGPHLGDVVIEAKNVKKGFDDKILMEDLTFRLPPGGIVGVIGPNGSGKTTLFRMITGQDKPDSGEFKVGDTVELGYVDQSRDSLDDDASVYQVISEGNDILELGKRKINARAYVNTFNFRGPDQEKKVGVLSGGERNRVHLAKLLRKGSNVLLLDEPTNDLDIDTLRALEEAIMNYAGCVVVTSHDRWFLDRLATHILAFEGDGYVHWCEGNYQTYEQQRRERLGIGEDEAPRFKYKKLIS, encoded by the coding sequence ATGAGCAAGCAATACATCTTTCAAATGGTCAACATGACCAAAAAGTTCAGCGGCAAGCCGATCCTTGAGGATATCTGGCTGTCGTTTTATCCCGGCGCAAAAATCGGCGTGCTCGGCCGAAACGGTTCCGGTAAAAGTACGCTGCTGAAGATCATGGCAGGCATCGACAAGGAGTTCGACGGTGAAGCCCGACTGACTGACGGATTCACCGTTGGCTATCTCTCGCAGGAACCGCCGCTAAATCCGGAAAAGAACGTCTGGGAAAACGTGCTTGAGGCCGTTGCTCCGCGGCGGGCGTTGCTCGATCGATACAACGAGTTGGCAGCCAAGTGCAGTGAGCCACTCGACGACGACGCGATGCAGAAAGTCTACGACGAGATGGCTCGCGTCCAGGACAAAATCGATGCCTCCAACACATGGAATCTGGACCATGAAATCGAGGTCGCGTTCGAAGTCATGAATCTTCCGCCGAAGGAAGCCAGCGTCGAAACGCTTTCCGGTGGTGAGAAACGTCGCGTCGCGATTTGCAAACTGCTGCTGGAAAAGCCGGACTTGCTGCTGCTCGACGAACCTACCAACCACCTTGATGCCGATTCGGTGCAATGGCTTGAGCGAACTCTGAAAGACTATCACGGCACGATCGTTGCCATCACGCACGACCGTTACTTCCTGGACAACGTCGCTGGTTGGATTCTGGAACTTGACCGTGGACAGGGACATCCGTTCGAAGGCAACTACACTTCGTGGCTGGAACAAAAAGAAGCTCGACTGAAAGTTGAAGAAAAGCAAAACGAGAATCGCAAGAAGACTCTGGCGAAGGAACTCGAATGGATTCGCATGGCTCCCAAAGCCCGTCAGTCGAAGAGCAAAGCCAGAATCGGCGCTTACGAAAAAATGCTGGCCGAACAGCAGCGTGACGGCATTGAGGATCTTGAGATTCAAATCCCGACGGGCCCGCATTTGGGTGACGTTGTCATCGAAGCCAAAAACGTCAAGAAAGGCTTCGACGACAAAATCCTGATGGAGGACCTGACTTTTCGGCTGCCGCCAGGCGGCATCGTCGGCGTCATTGGACCCAACGGTTCGGGCAAGACGACTCTGTTCCGCATGATCACGGGCCAGGACAAACCGGATTCGGGCGAATTCAAAGTCGGCGACACGGTTGAATTGGGCTATGTCGATCAGTCGCGTGATTCGCTGGATGACGACGCCTCGGTCTATCAGGTGATCTCGGAGGGCAATGACATTCTGGAGCTGGGCAAACGCAAGATCAACGCCCGTGCTTATGTGAACACTTTCAATTTCCGCGGCCCGGATCAGGAAAAGAAAGTTGGTGTTCTGTCTGGTGGTGAGCGTAATCGCGTCCATCTGGCGAAACTGCTTCGCAAAGGCTCGAACGTTTTGCTGTTGGACGAACCGACGAACGACCTGGACATCGACACGTTGCGGGCTCTCGAAGAAGCCATCATGAATTACGCTGGCTGCGTCGTCGTGACGAGCCACGATCGTTGGTTTCTGGATCGTTTGGCAACGCACATCCTGGCCTTCGAAGGCGATGGCTACGTTCATTGGTGCGAAGGCAACTACCAGACGTACGAGCAACAACGCCGCGAGCGATTGGGCATCGGCGAAGATGAGGCTCCACGTTTCAAGTATAAGAAACTGATCTCCTGA
- a CDS encoding DUF1697 domain-containing protein: MKTVFATVNRLPLDNRNVSSTRNRMTQQIALLRGINVGGKNKVKMADLRDVLSDAGLDDVRTYIQSGSVCFGSRKSRSSLESLIRSCIKDSFGCDVPVMVRPQSFFEDLIAESPYCKSGKPKFDVAELGAVILAKKPTAAKVKSLAEQEFSDEYQILRDVVYFRVHNGFRNTKLNNVLFEKKLGVAATARNWKTICKLVEM; this comes from the coding sequence ATGAAGACAGTTTTTGCAACTGTTAATCGCCTTCCGCTGGACAATCGAAACGTCTCCTCGACGCGAAATAGAATGACGCAACAGATCGCACTACTCCGCGGCATCAATGTCGGTGGCAAGAACAAGGTGAAAATGGCGGATCTGCGCGACGTTCTTTCTGACGCGGGTCTTGATGATGTCCGAACCTACATCCAGAGCGGAAGTGTCTGTTTTGGATCTCGCAAAAGTCGCTCGAGTCTTGAGTCGCTGATTCGAAGCTGCATCAAGGATTCGTTTGGCTGTGACGTTCCGGTCATGGTTCGCCCCCAATCTTTCTTTGAAGATTTGATTGCTGAGAGTCCGTACTGCAAATCTGGCAAACCGAAATTCGACGTCGCAGAACTGGGAGCCGTGATACTGGCAAAGAAGCCCACTGCGGCGAAGGTGAAGTCGCTGGCGGAACAGGAGTTTTCTGACGAATACCAAATCCTGAGAGATGTCGTTTACTTCCGGGTTCACAATGGCTTTCGCAACACCAAACTGAACAACGTGCTTTTTGAGAAAAAGCTTGGGGTTGCCGCGACGGCCCGGAACTGGAAAACGATCTGCAAGCTCGTCGAAATGTAG